One segment of Desulfurobacteriaceae bacterium DNA contains the following:
- the rpe gene encoding ribulose-phosphate 3-epimerase, which translates to MPLLAPSILSANFANLEKDIEEAKAAGADLLHVDVMDGRFVPNITIGPCVVESIRKITDLPLDVHLMIVEPEKYITDFAKAGADWISFHFEAAVHHHRIVSQIKDLGKKAGIVINPSTPVFLLEEILPFVDFVLVMSVNPGFGGQKFIESSVEKIKKLKRIIEEKDLKVKIEVDGGIKVDNVQEVLSAGADIIVAGSAVFKGDIKENVKMFKEKFSKWEE; encoded by the coding sequence ATGCCACTCCTTGCCCCTTCTATACTCTCTGCAAACTTTGCCAATCTTGAAAAGGACATAGAGGAAGCAAAAGCGGCTGGTGCAGATCTGCTCCACGTTGACGTGATGGACGGAAGGTTTGTCCCTAATATAACTATTGGTCCTTGTGTTGTTGAATCCATAAGAAAAATAACAGACCTTCCTTTAGACGTTCACCTAATGATAGTAGAACCTGAAAAGTACATAACGGACTTTGCAAAAGCCGGAGCCGACTGGATATCTTTCCACTTTGAGGCAGCAGTCCATCATCATAGGATAGTTTCCCAAATTAAAGATCTTGGAAAAAAAGCAGGAATAGTTATAAATCCGTCCACTCCTGTTTTTCTACTAGAGGAGATTCTTCCTTTTGTTGACTTTGTCCTTGTTATGTCTGTTAATCCTGGCTTTGGAGGACAGAAGTTCATAGAGTCCTCAGTAGAAAAGATAAAGAAATTGAAAAGAATAATCGAAGAAAAAGACTTAAAAGTAAAAATAGAAGTTGACGGTGGAATAAAGGTAGACAATGTCCAAGAGGTTCTTTCTGCTGGCGCTGATATAATTGTTGCGGGTTCTGCCGTATTTAAAGGAGATATAAAGGAAAATGTAAAAATGTTTAAAGAAAAATTTAGTAAATGGGAGGAATAA
- a CDS encoding ribose-phosphate pyrophosphokinase codes for MKQVKLITGNSNVKLAKAVSGNLGIPLADVTVSKFSDGETQVVINESVRDCDVYIIQSLCRPANDNIMELLLIADALKRASAGKITAVIPYYAYGRQDRKVNPRDPISAKLLADLITVSGVNHVVVIDLHAKQVEGFFDIPVDHLQARPVLTEYFLSSGLGGEDTVVVSPDIGGVARARNFAKVLGSPIAIIDKRRPRPNVSEVMNIIGEVEGKKAIIIDDIIDTGGTIVNAARAIKERGAKEVFAACTHPVFSGPAIERLENAVKEGIIKEVIVTDTIPLQKEFEGVKVLTVANLIAEAIRRIHFGESLTRMFSF; via the coding sequence ATGAAGCAGGTTAAGCTAATTACTGGAAACTCAAACGTTAAGCTAGCAAAAGCTGTTTCTGGAAATCTTGGCATACCACTAGCAGACGTTACAGTTTCAAAGTTTAGCGATGGAGAGACTCAAGTAGTAATAAATGAGAGTGTAAGGGACTGTGATGTTTACATTATTCAGTCGTTGTGCCGCCCTGCTAACGACAACATTATGGAACTTCTTTTAATTGCAGATGCACTTAAGAGAGCGTCTGCTGGAAAAATAACTGCCGTAATTCCATACTACGCATACGGAAGACAGGATAGAAAAGTAAATCCAAGAGATCCAATCAGTGCAAAGCTTCTTGCAGACTTAATTACTGTTTCTGGTGTTAATCACGTGGTTGTAATAGACCTTCACGCAAAGCAAGTGGAAGGGTTCTTTGATATTCCTGTTGACCACCTACAAGCCCGTCCTGTTTTGACTGAGTATTTCCTGTCAAGCGGTCTTGGTGGAGAAGACACCGTCGTAGTTTCTCCAGACATCGGGGGAGTAGCAAGGGCAAGAAACTTTGCAAAAGTTTTGGGTTCTCCAATTGCAATAATTGATAAAAGACGTCCAAGACCTAACGTTTCTGAAGTAATGAATATAATAGGTGAAGTTGAAGGAAAGAAAGCAATAATCATTGATGACATTATCGATACTGGAGGAACTATCGTAAATGCTGCAAGGGCAATAAAGGAGAGGGGAGCAAAAGAAGTTTTCGCTGCTTGTACCCATCCAGTCTTTTCTGGTCCTGCAATCGAGAGACTGGAAAATGCAGTAAAAGAAGGAATCATTAAAGAAGTTATTGTTACAGATACCATTCCTCTACAGAAAGAGTTTGAAGGAGTTAAAGTTCTAACCGTAGCTAACCTTATTGCAGAAGCTATAAGAAGAATACACTTTGGAGAATCATTAACAAGAATGTTCAGTTTCTAA